One Candidatus Rokuibacteriota bacterium DNA segment encodes these proteins:
- a CDS encoding peroxidase-related enzyme (This protein belongs to a clade of uncharacterized proteins related to peroxidases such as the alkylhydroperoxidase AhpD.), translating to MTDDASPISRFPVPAPETLPEDIRKVVEANAAKAGFTPNVFLAYGYKPEHFRAFFHYYDVLMKGPSGLSRAEREMIVLAVSRVNNCTYCTVAHGAALRILSKNPVLADQISANYRAADVTPRQRAMLDFAVKVTERSGEIEQADFERLREHGFTDSDIWDIGAVAAFFNLSNRMANLADMKPNREFYTMGRG from the coding sequence ATGACCGATGACGCGTCGCCTATCAGCCGCTTCCCCGTGCCCGCGCCCGAGACGCTTCCGGAAGACATCCGAAAGGTGGTCGAGGCCAACGCCGCCAAGGCGGGCTTCACGCCCAACGTGTTTCTGGCCTACGGCTACAAGCCGGAGCACTTCCGCGCCTTCTTCCACTACTACGACGTGCTGATGAAGGGCCCTTCGGGGCTCTCGCGCGCCGAGCGCGAGATGATCGTGCTGGCGGTGAGTCGCGTCAACAACTGCACCTACTGCACCGTGGCCCACGGCGCGGCGCTCCGCATCCTCAGCAAGAACCCCGTCCTCGCCGACCAGATCAGCGCCAATTACCGCGCGGCCGATGTCACGCCGCGCCAGCGCGCCATGCTCGACTTCGCGGTCAAGGTGACGGAGCGGTCGGGGGAGATCGAGCAGGCGGACTTCGAGCGCCTGCGCGAGCACGGCTTCACCGACTCGGACATCTGGGACATCGGCGCCGTCGCGGCCTTCTTCAACCTGTCCAACCGCATGGCCAATCTGGCCGACATGAAGCCCAACCGCGAGTTCTACACCATGGGGCGCGGCTAG